ggggggggccggggggtgtGCAAGCGGCGTCCCCAGCCCGGCAGGAGGAGCAGGTGCATTGCACGCGTGCACTGCAAGCAGCTGCGCGCCGCACGGGGACATTGTGCACACACGCAGGCGCTGCGCGCTCCTGTGCATTGCACGCGGGCGTTGCACAAACACACGCACTGCACATGCCCGGGCGCTGCACGCAGACGTATGcactgcacagccctgcacagcgCACACGCACGCTGCTCACGGGCACCGCACCCCCGTGCACCGCACAGGCACAGCCTGCAACACCCCCGTGCATCGCACAGGCACATCCCCATGCACTGCACGCCCCTGTGCCCTGCACATCCCTGCGCACCGCGCAGCCCCGTGCGCTGCACACTGCACACGCGCATCCCCGTGCATCGCCCGCTGCGGTGCATTGCACATCCCGGTGCGTTTCCCACCCCTCTGCACTGCATACGGACGCCCTGGTGCACCGCACCTCCCGGCGCACTGCCCATCCTTGTGCATCGCACGCCCCCCTTCGCCGCTCGCCCCCATTCACTGCGCGCCCCCATTCGTTGCACACGCACATCCCGGTGCCTTGCACATCCCCGTCCGCGGCGCAtcccgcaccccccccccccgcgcacCGCACCCCCTCCCCGCTCTCACCTCCACCTCCTGCGCTCCCGGCCGAGGCGGCCCGGCGGCAGCGGTTATGCAGAGGGGGAGAGGCCGGAGGCTGGGGGTGAGCCgggcgccccgcagccccccgccgccccccggccccgcgcggCTCACTCACGTCTCGGAAGCGGTTCCAGTGCCGGATGCGGCCGCCGTACTGCGCGATGGAGGACAGCCACTGCTCGTCCTCCAGGAAGTTCCCGGCCGGCCCGCTGCCCGTGCCGGTGCCGGTGGCGGTGGCGGTGGCGGTGGCGGTGCCGGTGGCGGtgccgggcagcagcagcagcagcagcgccagcAGCCCCCGCAGCGCGCCGCAGCCCCGCATCCTGCCGCAGCGCCGCCGGGAGCCGAGCGGGGCCGAGCGGGGCCGAGCGGAGCCGAAGGGAGGCGAGGGGCGGCGAGCGGAGCCGAGCGGagccgagcggggccgggcggggccgggcggggggcgaggggcggcGCCTGCACCTGCGCGGCGGGAGGGGGCCGCGGCCTGGGGCCGGCCTCGGGCGCCCGACACCAAGCGGCAGCGCTCAGAAAACGGGCCCCGAACCCCAAGTTCCCAACACACCAGAGCCCCCAGACGCCAGACCCCGACACATCAAACCCAAACGCACCGGACCCCAACGCACCCGCCCTCAAGACCCCCAGACAGCAGACCCCCTCGCAGCAGACCTCAGCACACCAAAGCCAAACAGACCAAACCCAAACTCACCAGACCTCAATGCACCAGACCCCAGCACACCACACCCCAAGCCCACAGGACACCATACCCCAGGACACCTGCCTTCAGAACCCAAACCCCAGCCCTCAGACCCCAAGACACCAGACCCCAAGTCCCCAACACACCAGACCCCAAACCCCAGTTCCCAAAGATGCCAGACCCCAAGACACCAGACCTCAGGTCCCCAGCGCACCAAACCCAAACACGCCAGGCCCCAACCCCGCAGCCCTCAGACCCCGCGACGCGCCCTCGCGAGTACGCACAATAGCCCTGAGGCTCAGTCACGTCGTGacaggaatggttttaaaatgaaagaggatgGACTGAGCCGAGACATCGTGACAGGAACGGTCTCAAAGTAAAAGAGGGTAGATGGAGACTGGGCACGAGGAAGACATTCTTCACTCggagggcggtgaggccctggcacaggctgcccgcAGAGGccgtggatgccccatccctgcaggtgctcaaggccaggctggatggggccctgagcagcctgacctagtggtggcatccctgcccatggcagggggttggaaacGGATGATCTTTGAGATGCCacccaacccaagccattctgcGGTTCTGTGACACGACCCCCCCATGAGCACGCACAAGCAGCCCCTCTCCCTGACAAGCCATTCCAGCACCCTTGGAAGCGACGCCTGAGTTTTCCATCTATTCTTTTCGCCCTCCCGAGGGTGGCTGCTCCTCTTGCCGaccgcagcagcagctggggctggaagcGTCGCTTTGTAGCAGTGAAACCACCGGCACGCTCCGAAGCGGTCACTGGAAGCGGTTCCCTTCCCGTTCACAGCTGCGTGCCGGAAGTTTGATTACAGAAGCTGTCAAGCAACCGGAGATGAACACTTTGCTTTTGAAGGGGATTAATTTATTTGGAGATCAACATCACGCAGGCACGCTGCTGGAGATCCAAGCGGCGCCTGACCTCGATCCCGCGCTCCGGGGAGCTCTCCTGCATTGCGCATGCTTACGTAAAGCACAGGCTTCCTCCTCTGAAACACAGCCACGCTAAAGCAGGGTGGTGCCCCCCAAAGCCAGTGTTTCCAGCTGTTCTCTTGGAAAACGAACTCGTCTGGAGTTCCTGGGTTGCTGTCCAAAATCCTCGTCCTATAAAAACGTATCGGTGGTGGTGCCCAGAGGGGGcccgcggcggcggccgcgcTCCCGTTCAGCAGAAGTCCAGCTGCCCCGACGTCGCGTAGTAGCCGGAGGCGTCCGTGGAGAACCTCTGGGAGAGCCGAACCGCGTCCAGCTGCACCTCGCCGAAGTAGAAGTGCTCGAAGAgctgaaggagaggagaaaaaaacgtTTCGGTAGCTCCGAGAGAAACGCAGCCTGCGGCCGCTCCACCAACCAcgagctgctcctgcagaaagCCCCTGCTCGCTGACTGACCTTTAACAAAACTGCTCTTCAAGACTTCCACCCCTAGGGACTGCATTTGGCCGCTAACGCCATCGACGTACGAAACGAACTCCCCTTtttgagcagcagctgctcagccctTCCCCGCGGAGAGCCCTGTTCACCGTCCCAGAGGCCGACCTGGGGCACGCCGCGGTCGCAGAGCGAGGCCGGGGTGTTTTTCCCCCGATCCAGGCCACGGATTAGGGCGACGGCTCAGCCCTCATTCAAAGTAGCAGGCTGGAGGGGAAGGATCTCTCCCCGCCAGCGCCGACCCCCCCTGCTCAACAAATCCTCCTTTGTTCGGCGGGGGCCGGAGCGCAAGTTAAGGAAAGCGAGGCGGTGCTCGGGCCTGACGGCGTGCCTCTGCCGATAATCCCATCGGCGGGGCCAACCAGAAAAACGGCATCCGAGCCGGGGAAGTTCAGCAGCATTGCCGGAAGGGCACCTGGGTGAAACGCTCTTCCTCTTCCACTAGGACTCAAGAAAGGGCTCTGGCTGGGAGCATCCGTCCTGCCTCAGGAGGAGCTTCTGTCTCCCTAGGAGCGGAGCGGATAATTTCCAGACTGTTTAAGGCGAGGGCTACCAACACCAATGGCTAGCAAAAGCCAACGCATTAATTAAATTACGGCCCCTGGAGGCAGCGGTGCACCAGTTCCTACCTACTGATCACAAACCCAGAGCACGAGCACCTGGAGGACGCGGGTTTCTCGGTGCCGGAGGGTTCGGCCACGGCCCAGGACGGGGGGCTGCTGGAAAGAAGTTATTCCAGGGGAGCGTCTCCGCCAGGGAGCGGAGGAAAAGAGGAGCCACGACTGCCACCATGCAAACTCCATTTGGCCCGATTAAAGATTTATACAATTAAAGATTAATCGTGTTCCCAAAAGCCTGCGTGCTTCTTGTTAGAGGACTTGGGATAAAACGCCTCATTAATAAGAGATGGTAGGGAGGAGGCTGCTCtcccctctcttctcctttgtgCAGGGCTGAGAAGGGCTGAGACGACTTCCCCGCGGCCAGCCAGGGAGACAAaccttccccctgctcccctcgcCGCCGGCACGTCGGCTGGGAAAGGCCAGCACCAGGTCCCCGACGGCACCGCCCGGGTCACGGCCTCTCCATGTGCACGCTGCAGGGAGCGAAGCAGAGCCCTCGGAGCAAAGCACTTTGCAGTCCCTTGGCTTCTTCttccttataaaaaaaaatccaccgCCTCTCATGTGTCCGAGCGTGCGCTTGTTTCCCGGTGAGAACACCGCTAGGACTATTGATTTTTGGTAATGTAGCTGTTCTCTCTGAGAGTAAACATGCTACGAGATTTAAAGGACAgccacagcctttttttttttccccctctgctctcgTTTCGAGCCAGCTTCTCGCTGATGCTTCTCCGCTCCCTTCGGCAACCGGCCGCCGTGCGTGAGGCTCAAGGCCAAGATCCACCTTGGGCAATCGGGAAGGAGGCCCTCGAACGGCATCCTCGGAGCCTCCCGCGCCTTCCCGACAAGCAGCCACCCCGCGTTCGTCCCCAGGGGCTTGGGAAGAGATTTCCGAGGGCTGAGCCTCTGCTTCTGACTTCCACTTCTATTTATCCTGGGGAGAAGCCAAGCGGAGCCGAGGAAGATATTTATATCTCCCACCACGGAAACGCTCTGCTTTCGGAGGAGGCCGATGAGGTGCCTCCTGGATGagcatctctgcttttttttttttccccctctccccctggAAAAGGAGATAAGTGGAGGTCGTCACAATTCTCACACATGCTCACACAGAGAACAATCGCCCTCCCGGACGCGCTACCCCAGGCAGCCAAaccccctgctgcccccccccaggaTGAAACCCAACCGGGCCACGCGTCGAGAGCCGGGCAGCTTGTTCAAGGAACGGGCTCTTTCCCGTTCTATTTTCACTTCCAGAGCATCTCCTCTGAAGCAGTTTGGTGCCAGAAGTACCTGATCCCTGTATGATTCACTCCGGCCACCGCCACGCCAACCATCAGCTGCCAGGGGTTTAATTATGCCTGGAAGCTCGCCAGCCCTAATGCACACGGCGGCGGGTGGGAAGGGCAGGTGGGCAGGCGCTAGCCCCGGCCAAATCAGGGAGCGCGTCCCTGCCACGGCTGTTTAAAGGACCGCTGGCCCAGCACCCCGGTTCCTCGGCTAGTGCACGGGTGTTACGGGGCGAAGACACGGCGCGGAGCCGCGAGGAGAGGGCCGGGACGGGCAGGGATCCTTCCCCTGGCTTTGGCTTTCAGCCTCCTGCAGGTTGGGAGAGGTGGCAGCAGAGGCCCTTTTAGCTATCCTGGGCGCGTGTTTCTGCGCTTTGATTTCCCCCAGACAGGGTCAATGCCACCTAAACGCCACCGAGCCTTGGGTCCGTAAGCAAATGCCACCCCGCGGGTCTTTCGCATGTCCTTTACGCGGCAATCACACGGTGACCAGCTCAGAAAGGACCCACGCTGGCATTTCACCTTCCCGGCCCGCCTTCCTCCAGGTAAAGCTGTCTGGGGCCAGGTGCAGGCCTTTTGTTCATCTTGCCCCCCTCCAGGGCCTGCTCCTCGGGGCGCACCGTCGCGCCGCTCCTGGCGTGCTGCAGAAGCTTTGCTTCAGCTCAGGGCTTTGGGTCCTTGCCCCTCCTCGCCGCAAACTCCATGAAAATTCATGCGCTTGAGGAAATCAAACCCTGGTTGCTATGGTGAAAGGCGTTCTGCAAACTCAGAAACAAATACAAGTGGGACGTTTGGAGGTTACTGGATCCTTGCACATCTTTCagacaagaataaaatgaaaaaaaaaaaaaccaaaccaccacAAACCCACACGCTCGCGCGTTAAGGGCTCCGCTAACTTCCCCGCCCCAGACGCGAGGGATTCGCAGTGCAACCTCTCCAAGGAGATCGATGATCAGCCGCCGCGTGTCTCCACGGCAGCCTCGGCCCCACGGCGCCCAGCGCTCCCCGTTACAGCACACGCAGCGACGGTTCTTCAGAGCCGGCCTTTGGCTTTGCTGCAGTGGTGCCGGGAGGCTGGCGGGGCGTGCGGGGACGCTGGGACGAGGAGCTCCGTCAATGTGACCTCCCGGTTCTGCTCACAAAGCCACCGAGAGGAGGAGCCGGGCCACGGAGCCAGTCAATTAATTCAGACAGACCCGGGAAATTATCCGGCAGAAGGGTCAGGGCACCTTTGGGATGAACTGCCTCCTTTGACTAATCGATGcgttctttctctcttttccccctgCGCTAAATGCGCTGGGCCTCCATCTCTATTAAGGAGCCGCCGTAATTcaagccctgccagctccagggagagaaaaacaaatgtccTTGAAGATCAGGAAGGTGACGCTGCCTCAGCTGGCAGCCATCTCGGGGGAGCTCGGGGGCGCCAGGCGGaggcacccccagcccagctccacaACGCCGCGAGGACGGGCCGAGGGGAGCCAGGAGCTTCCCCAGCCTCTCGGCGAGCCCCCCCTCGCCCAGCCCTCCCAGCGCCGGCAcagagaggtgctgagcacctccACAAAGAGAAGCTGCTCTCCCATGCTGGAAGGTCACCGAGAGGATCCGCGCACGGCAGCCTTTCGTTTCGGCTTTTGGCTCCTTTGGGGAACCCTCGGCGAGGAAAGCGCTGCCTCATTCCCGAGGCTGCACCGCGGGCTCTTACTCGGGCTCTTCTCAGCCCGGTGGGTTTCGGTTTGGTATTTGGAGCTCCAAACTTTCCGAGCGGCCACCTCCGGGTGTGTGCCCGCTCCAGTTCTCAGCCCTGCGTTGGATTTACGCTCTCAGCACCTCGCTGAGGAGAACTGGGCACTCCTGATCTCACCCAGCGTGGGGTCTTCGGCCCTTTGATTTCACCTCTGCTTAAAAATACAACGGGAGAAGACTGTCTGCTTAAATTCACCAACAAAAGCTGCACAGAAGAGGTAGCGGGGGCTTCAGAACACAGTCAGCGCTCCTCATCTGCAAGGGGAATTGGCGAGGGTGGCTCTGCACAGGGGCAGGAGTTACTTTCTTTAACGCTTGTTGGGTTTCGGGCATTTCAAGCCTCTTTCCTCGCTCAAAACTCGCTTACCTCTTGTCTGAACGGGGCAAAGGCCGCCCCAGGCTCCTCAGACCTTGAGTTAAGAATCATTCGGTTCAAACCCAGTGAGGGCTGAGAtgttttcctccccaccctaagccttcccttccttccGAAGCAGGATGGAAAATTTTTGGCCGGGCTGCGCCTCCAcgttcctttccattttttatttattcgCCACAGCCTTGGCGTTTTCGcgaagggaaataaataaaagcgggcgagtaaataataaataaaagcccgGAGGCGGCCAAGCCTCGTCTCCGGAGATGCACGCAGCTGCCCCAGCCGCCTCGGTGCCAGGGCCGTGCCGCTCGGCCAGCTGCGACGCCGGGCACGCGGCCACCCTCggggacagaggaggaggaagaggaggaggaggaagcaacGCGGAGGGGCTGCCAAGCCCAATCTTCCTCGCTCGGGGAAGGAGCTGCCCCCTCCCTCTGCTCGCCAGGggatgttttgctttgctccCGAGCGGAGCGGGAGTTTGGGACGTGACTGGGATGCTCAAAGGACCCAGCAGCTGGCCACCCTAAAAGGAAGAGGTATTGCTGCGTCTGGAGCGCTTCGTAAAGCGTCCCCGCTCCGCGGGACGAGGCAGGCACGGAGGCAGAGCGTCTGGCGCTCCCACGGGAGGCACAAATCACTCGCAGGCTTCCCTTGGGCTTTCTGCACCAGCGAGCCCGAGGAGCCTTCTTCACGGCTGTTGTTCGAGCCAGAAGCCATTTGGGCTCCCCAGCGCAGCTCGTCCTCCAGGATCTATTTTCTGAGCGGTGTGGGAAGGCGCCGGCCCGCACAGCCATTTCTTAGCACAAACAGGAGTGGACGGATAACTCCGCGGCACGGGTCGAACAAAGGCTTCTCAAATACAATTCCCATCAGggctgctgaaagcaaaagaCCAGCTGGGGCCTGGGGTAACGCCGGCACGCCACCAGCCAACACGTGCCCGCGGCAGCTCAGATCCTGCGGCAGGAGCTAACGAAGGGCGAGCTCCCCGACCGGGGGATAAATGCCGCGGGTCCgagggggctgggagggagccgGCGCATCCCTGCAAGGTCACGCTCGAACGCTTCGGTGGCTGGGCTCGGCTGGTGAGCAGCCTGGAGCTATTTATGACTCACGTCATTAATGAATGCCAACGGGCCTTCTGCTGCAGGCACGTGGGAGGCCGAGGGGAAAGACGAAGCGAGCAGGTTAGGCAGGAGACGCGGTGGAggtgggggagaaggaggaCGTTCCTCGCTGCAAGGCCCGCTCCGAAGCGATTAGCAGCCGTCCAGACAGGCGGCAGCTCCTTTGGCTACCTCGGGACAGAATCAGTCAGTTTTCAGAACGCCTCAGCTCCTGTTTCAGGAATATAAGGGACAGCCACCCGCGGAGAGGCAGCCGCGTTAAGGACAGAGGCCGGCTGGATTTGACGTCCCTCTCGAGTCCGAGGGCAAATTTAACAGGCCCCAGAGAAAGGTCAGGAGGGACAAAGCGAAATGTGGGCACGCGCCTCGAAAGCTGAGTCCCTGTGGGTGCCTGGGGCTTCCAACGTGTGCCACCTTCCCTTTCTGGAGCAGGTTTTGGGGCGCTAGGAGCTAACCAAACCTCACAGGTCCCATTAAAACCCAGGGACCGCGTCCGTGGGCTCCCTGCTTCACGCAGTGCTGCAGCCTCGCCCCGGGCGCGCAGCGTGATGCTGAGTCATGACACGGCGCTGGCACAGACAATGAGAGCTTAACCCAGTTCTGTCCCTCTGCCTGTCCTCCGCGCAGGGGAAATCAATCAGCCCCACTCCCTGCCTTCACCTCTCCATCCAGCGCCTCGTGCATTAGGCAGGAGATCTGCGAGCACAAACAGAGCAGAGCTTTTCTGTCCCCTGATGCCCCGACGTCCTCCCGAGCTGTCCATCCCCCACCCAGCCTCTCCGGTGTCGCTGCCAGTTTGTGGCCAGGACACCCAGCGGTTCCCACATGTCGTGCCTCGTCCCGTCTCCCTCTCATCACAGCCGCCTGCAACAAATCCCCTCACCCAAGAGAGGCTCGGGTTGCCTTGCAAGCCGgtgctgctttccatttttgctccttgcctttttctctctggATACTCGCAGGGGCCAAGCACCGCAGCATCAGCCTGACGCTGCCAGCTGGAAGAGCGGCAGAGGCTGCCTGCGGgctcagcccaggctgcagcctgctcctctccaaGCAAATCGATAGCagagattaataaataaataaataaataaaagagcatgCGAAATGGCAGTCGGATTTTTTAGCAGCATAAATACGAGCGGGTAGAACAAGAGCAACTCAGTGCTCCTTTCTGGTGGGCTGCAAATCGACACGAGCCCGAGTCTCCCGGGTAAAACACGAGCGGAGTGAACGACAACACAAACACCCACTTAGCATTCGTGCTACACACTCCTGATCCGAGCCTCGCCAGCTTTGAGAACGCTTCTGTTAGATGCTGTAATGCTCCCAGTCATGAGTGATCTAGATCgtttattttctaaacagatCAATCCCCCCGGGAGATCCCATACGCCTAAGACAAAAGCAGCCTCCAAGAGGTGTTTCAGCCTCTTTTGGCTGGACAATATCCACAGCTGGCGCCGTTCCCCTCCCTGTTTCATACTGACCTTGAGGATATTTCGGCCGTTAAAGGACTCCCGTTCCTTGAAGGATGATTTAGCAGCCGTGGCGGCGGTGCGCTCTTcagctgggaagggaaaagccACCACCAGAATGAGGCTCAGATGGGAGAACTGCGTGTGCTGTACTTCGCCCCCCACTCTTCTCCTCCCCAAAGCCAGCTGCCAGCTAATAAGCCCTCCTTGCCCGGTTCTTCGTGGGaaaacactttgattttaaGGAGAACAAGGCTGAATAAGGCAGGGATCGGTGCCCCTGTCAGGAACACCTGGAGGAAAACCCTAAATCGTAGCTACTGCGGGGTCACTCTGTGGGGCTGGTGGCTTTTCACTGATGCTCGGGGCCCAAAGAATCGGTCTTGTCAGGGTTTCTGCTGGCAGAGCACGCTTAGCTGACCTCGGCAGCGGGCAGCCCCAAAGCTGTGACAGGCTCCCCGCTCTTATCGCTGTCCGTGCCGAGACTCCGAGGCAGCAACTGGAGAACGCTCAACGCTGCGCGAAGCTCGGCGTGCCAGAGAAAGCTAGGAAAAGCTCTCCTGCGGTGCTGATAAGGCTTGCGAGCTGCCCAGCAGCGCCGGGGGCACGTGCGTGGCTGCACATGAGAACAGGGCTGTAGCAGGCCGCCCCTCCCCGAAGGCAGTGCTGCGATCCGAGCCGTGCTGCAGGCTGCCCGAGCAGACAAGCTTTTGGCAGAGGCGCCAGAcaccagctgctcagcagcagctcgtATTCAGCCTCGTCTGAACCTGATTTAACGGGAAAGACACGGGGATCAGGTTCCTGAACGGGCCGGCGATCTTTAACTCGCCCCAAAAGAAGCACGTTTCCATCTTGTTTAGGGGTCAGCAGAGCACATCAAGTTGGTACAGGATTTCAGCTTAATGCTGGGGCACGGGGAGCCCAAGACCTCACAAGGTATTTAAACGTGTTCCTTTCTGGTCCAGAGCCTGGGAGTGCTACTGGGCGGTAGGGACCTGGAAGCTAAGGCAAAGAGCCTTTGAAAAGATCCAGGAAGCACTCAGAGCAtgcctgcctcctccagccGGCTGCTTCTTCATTTTGTCCCAGGTTTCATTTGGCAACGTTCCCCCCCCCTGGAATCTCAGGTCCGAGtttcaggggggaaaaaaatcccaacattACTAAAAACTGAAAACGCGACAGGCGTAAAAGCCGACAGTTACTGACCAAAGCACTCCCCGTGCAGCAGCACGACGTGAAATGCATTTACCAGCAAAGAAGAAGGATACCCACCACCTGGATCTTTCCTGAAGAGCGTGTTCATGACCGTGGCGTGCAGTTTCACCCTATCCCACTCTTTAAGCATCAGGCCGGAGGCCACAAAGCGCTCCACCAGCTGATCGGCGATCGCCTGCAACCTGGGAAGGCAAAAAGAGCACAGAGCAACGTGAAGGAAGGAGGAACTCCCGTGTTGGCAGCTGTTTGCTTCTCTGCCAGCGTGAAATTCCTCTGCATGCGCTCAGGAaaagggagcagggggagctaACAGAGCCACCGGGACTCAGCTCTCCTGCAGGAAGCCCTGGCTGTTTGTGATGCGGTCGGAACGTGGAGGACACATCTGCCTTGAACACCGCTCACTCTGCTTGCACACGCCGACACCGagggagccccggggctgctcgggCCCCGGGGGAGCTCTCGGTGCAGGGACTGGGACCTGTGCAGAGCTCCAGGCTGGAGCTCGGACCCCGTCTGCCCCAGAGAGCCAAGCTCCACTTCTGGAAGAGCCCAGACCGCGGTGACAGAAGGTGCAAACCCAGACAAGGCACCCTGGGGAACGCTCCGACCCCCAGACTCCTGAACAAGCAGAACCCGAGGACTTGCTGCCACTGGCGGGACTTCGTGGGGAGGCAGAGCCCGGGGCTGCCGCCTCCTGCACGGCCCCTCgtgggctgccagcagccacgTGACGGTCCCGGGGCTCTCCAAGGTCCGATTGCCATGgttttgtgctgctttctggCTTTACATGGCTGGTTTTTAAAATTAGCAATGACAAAGATTAAATGAATACCATTACGGACAATCCTAAAACAAATTAGCAGAGAATAGCTCAAGTGAAAATGGTGCTTTATTCCATTATAAAGTTAATCAAGGAAATAAACCAAATTAGAATGAATTATAACGGAAATTATTTGCCATGTGGGAGGCATCAGAGCATGATCTCTCCCTCAGACTGAGCCATTACATGTGCGGAAGGGCTCGCCAACCTCTAACGCTGGCTGCGGTTATGCAAACTCAGTCGGGCAAATCCCATCTCCTGCGTTATAGCCTAAGCCGATCAGGATCAGCCACAGCTCAGGAAGGAACCCCACGCCGGGAGCCACGCCGAGCGAGCAGGACGCCTCGCATGAGCCAGGGAGGCACGCAGCtcccacgggctgcagcagagccgcAGCCAGCAGGACGAAGCACGTGGCTGCCGCTCTCCCCCCCGGATCGGCCCtgcagctgaggagctgcttTCAGCCAGCTTTGCCCGTTTCCCCGAGCAAAACCCCAGCTAACATCCTCGCTTCGGGCCCTCCTTGGGCTCTGCAGGACTTCTCTCCAGCCACAGCCTTCTTTCCAGAAGCGCAAGCGGACTCGCAAGCACTGCACCTCTCAGGTGGTCCACAACTTGGACACCCGGGAGAAACGGAGccccacagctcagctctgacACGTCAAGTGCTTCCTACAACAGACTGACCGAAGGGAATTCGGGTTATGCAGCATCTGCCTCTGCCTCACCTTTCTGAGTGCTTCTTCCCCGTTTCTCcctgtatttctcttctctctcctggcTGATGATTGTCCCGGTTCTCCACCCCCCCAGTCTGTTTTACCTCACCTCTTTCAGGGTAGGACAGGCTTCAAAGCGGA
The DNA window shown above is from Oxyura jamaicensis isolate SHBP4307 breed ruddy duck unplaced genomic scaffold, BPBGC_Ojam_1.0 oxyUn_random_OJ106628, whole genome shotgun sequence and carries:
- the LOC118160193 gene encoding testican-2-like, coding for MRGCGALRGLLALLLLLLPGTATGTATATATATGTGTGSGPAGNFLEDEQWLSSIAQYGGRIRHWNRFRDEVEVRAGRGCGA